The Streptomyces luteogriseus genome includes a window with the following:
- a CDS encoding acetyl/propionyl/methylcrotonyl-CoA carboxylase subunit alpha: MFETVLVANRGEIAVRVIRTLRSMGVRSVAVFSDADADARHVREADSAVRIGPAPAAESYLSVERLLDAAARTGAQAVHPGYGFLAENAAFARACAEAGLVFIGPPADAIALMGDKIRAKETVQKAGVPVVPGGRDPDLAEAARELGAPVLLKPSAGGGGKGMRLVRDLTRLEEEIASARREARASFGDDTLLVERWIDRPRHIEIQVLADGHGNVVHLGERECSLQRRHQKIIEEAPSVLLDEETRSAMGEAAVQAARSCGYRGAGTVEFIVPGNDPSSYYFMEMNTRLQVEHPVTELITGLDLVEWQLRVAAGEPLGFAQEDVRLTGHAVEARICAEDPARGFLPSGGTVLRLREPQGDGVRTDSGLTEGTEVGSLYDPMLSKVIAYGPDRATALRKLRAALAATVTLGVQTNAGFLRRLLAHPAVVSGDMDTGLVEREVEDLVPTDVPEEVYEAAAAVRVEALRPEPGGWTDPFSVPSGWRLGGVPKQPVFPLRVQEPLEYTPRGTATVTGDRVSVTLDGVRHTFHRAADWLGRDGDAWHVRDHDPVAASLTRAAHGGADSLTAPMPGTVTVVKVAVGDEVSAGQSLLVVEAMKMEHVISAPHAGKVTELDVAPGTTVAMDQVLAVIAPHEEAAE, translated from the coding sequence ATGTTCGAGACAGTACTGGTGGCCAACCGCGGCGAGATCGCCGTACGGGTGATCCGTACGCTGCGGTCGATGGGCGTTCGCTCGGTGGCCGTCTTCTCCGACGCGGACGCCGACGCCCGGCACGTCCGCGAGGCGGACTCGGCGGTGCGGATCGGCCCGGCCCCGGCGGCCGAGAGCTACCTCTCGGTGGAGCGCCTCCTGGACGCCGCCGCCCGCACGGGCGCCCAGGCCGTCCACCCCGGCTACGGCTTCCTCGCCGAGAACGCCGCGTTCGCGCGCGCCTGCGCCGAGGCCGGCCTGGTCTTCATCGGCCCTCCGGCGGACGCGATCGCGCTGATGGGCGACAAGATCCGCGCCAAGGAGACGGTCCAGAAGGCCGGGGTGCCGGTCGTGCCCGGCGGGCGTGACCCGGACCTGGCGGAGGCGGCCCGCGAGCTGGGCGCGCCCGTGCTGCTCAAGCCCAGCGCGGGCGGCGGCGGCAAGGGCATGCGCCTGGTGCGGGACCTGACCCGACTGGAGGAAGAGATCGCGTCGGCCCGCCGCGAGGCCCGCGCCTCCTTCGGCGACGACACGCTCCTGGTGGAGCGCTGGATCGACCGCCCCCGCCACATCGAGATCCAGGTCCTGGCGGACGGCCACGGGAACGTGGTCCACCTCGGCGAGCGCGAGTGCTCCCTCCAGCGCCGTCACCAGAAGATCATCGAGGAGGCGCCGAGCGTGCTCCTCGACGAGGAGACGCGCTCCGCGATGGGCGAGGCGGCGGTCCAGGCGGCCCGCTCGTGCGGCTACCGGGGCGCGGGCACGGTGGAGTTCATCGTCCCCGGCAACGACCCGTCGTCGTACTACTTCATGGAGATGAACACCCGCCTCCAGGTGGAGCACCCGGTCACGGAGCTGATCACGGGCCTGGACCTGGTCGAGTGGCAGCTGCGGGTCGCGGCCGGGGAGCCCCTCGGCTTCGCCCAGGAGGACGTACGGCTGACCGGTCACGCCGTGGAGGCCCGCATCTGCGCCGAGGACCCGGCCCGCGGCTTCCTCCCCTCCGGCGGCACGGTGCTGAGACTGCGCGAACCGCAGGGCGACGGCGTCCGCACCGACTCGGGCCTCACCGAGGGCACGGAGGTCGGCAGCCTCTACGACCCGATGCTCTCCAAGGTCATCGCCTACGGCCCCGACCGCGCGACCGCCCTGCGCAAGCTCCGGGCGGCCCTGGCGGCGACGGTCACGCTCGGCGTGCAGACGAACGCCGGTTTCCTGCGCCGTCTCCTCGCCCACCCGGCGGTCGTCTCCGGCGACATGGACACGGGCCTGGTCGAGCGCGAGGTGGAGGACCTGGTCCCCACGGACGTACCGGAGGAGGTGTACGAGGCGGCGGCGGCCGTACGGGTGGAAGCCCTGCGGCCGGAACCTGGCGGCTGGACGGACCCCTTCTCGGTGCCGAGCGGCTGGCGTCTGGGCGGCGTACCGAAGCAGCCGGTCTTCCCCCTGCGGGTGCAGGAGCCCCTGGAGTACACCCCGCGCGGCACGGCCACGGTCACCGGCGACCGGGTCTCCGTCACGCTGGACGGCGTACGCCACACGTTCCACCGCGCCGCCGACTGGCTCGGCCGCGACGGCGACGCCTGGCATGTGCGCGACCACGACCCGGTCGCCGCGTCCCTCACCCGCGCCGCCCACGGGGGCGCCGACTCGCTGACCGCGCCGATGCCCGGCACGGTGACGGTGGTGAAGGTCGCCGTCGGCGACGAGGTGAGCGCCGGTCAGAGCCTGCTGGTGGTGGAGGCGATGAAGATGGAGCACGTCATCTCCGCGCCGCACGCCGGAAAGGTCACCGAGCTGGACGTGGCACCGGGCACCACGGTCGCCATGGACCAGGTGCTGGCGGTCATCGCACCGCACGAGGAGGCGGCGGAATGA
- a CDS encoding phosphatase → MPISGTPSRAELVEHLVRTRIAGDVATPRENNLSHYRKLANSDRHYWFGLELGDRWSDEQDVLAVMAERVGVNDDPEYRYGQDTIDPELTVDGLERLAGRLRKAADGQQRVLFATGHPGGLLDVHRATAAALRAAGCEIVVIPEGLTTEEGYVMQFADVAVLEHGATLWHTHSGEPMKAILKGLEREGRPLPDLVVADHGWAGYAGQHGVDSVGYADCNDPALFIAEAEGTVQVTVPLDDHVISPRHYDPMTAYLLSEAGLS, encoded by the coding sequence ATGCCGATATCCGGGACACCCAGCCGCGCCGAACTCGTCGAACACCTCGTCAGGACGCGCATCGCGGGCGACGTCGCCACCCCCCGCGAGAACAACCTCTCCCACTACCGCAAGCTGGCGAACAGCGACCGCCACTACTGGTTCGGGCTGGAACTCGGCGACCGCTGGAGCGACGAGCAGGACGTCCTCGCGGTGATGGCGGAGCGGGTCGGTGTGAACGACGACCCCGAGTACCGGTACGGCCAGGACACCATCGACCCGGAGCTGACCGTCGACGGTCTGGAGCGGCTGGCCGGGCGGCTGCGCAAGGCGGCGGACGGGCAGCAGCGCGTCCTGTTCGCCACCGGCCACCCCGGCGGCCTGCTCGACGTGCACCGCGCGACCGCGGCGGCCCTGCGCGCGGCCGGCTGCGAGATCGTCGTCATCCCGGAGGGGCTGACGACCGAGGAGGGCTACGTCATGCAGTTCGCGGACGTGGCGGTGCTGGAGCACGGCGCCACCCTGTGGCACACCCACTCGGGCGAACCGATGAAGGCGATCCTGAAGGGCCTGGAGCGCGAGGGCCGCCCGCTGCCCGACCTGGTCGTCGCCGACCACGGCTGGGCGGGCTACGCGGGCCAGCACGGCGTGGACTCCGTCGGCTACGCGGACTGCAACGACCCGGCCCTCTTCATCGCCGAGGCCGAGGGCACCGTGCAGGTGACGGTGCCCCTCGACGACCACGTGATCAGCCCCCGCCACTACGACCCGATGACGGCGTACCTGCTGTCGGAGGCGGGTCTCAGCTAG
- a CDS encoding acyl-CoA dehydrogenase family protein has translation MDYRLSPELEELRRTVEEFAHEVVAPKIGDFYERHEFPYEIVREMGRMGLFGLPFPEEYGGMGGDYLALGVALEELARVDSSVAITLEAGVSLGAMPIHLYGTEAQKREWLPRLCSGDVLGAFGLTEPDGGSDAGATRTTARLDESTNEWVINGTKCFITNSGTDITGLVTVTAVTGRKPDGRPQISSIIVPSGTAGFTVAAPYSKVGWNASDTRELSFTDVRVPAENLLGEEGRGYAQFLRILDEGRIAIAALATGLAQGCVDESVKYAKERHAFGRPIAANQAIQFKIADMEMKAHTSRLAWRDAAARLVSGAPFKKEAALAKLHSSTVAVDNAREATQIHGGYGFMNEYPVARMWRDSKILEIGEGTSEVQRMLIARELGLVG, from the coding sequence ATGGACTACCGTCTCTCCCCCGAGCTGGAGGAACTCCGCCGCACGGTCGAGGAGTTCGCGCACGAGGTGGTGGCGCCGAAGATCGGCGACTTCTACGAGCGGCACGAGTTCCCGTACGAGATCGTCCGGGAGATGGGCCGCATGGGCCTGTTCGGCCTGCCGTTCCCCGAGGAGTACGGCGGTATGGGCGGCGACTACCTGGCCCTCGGCGTGGCCCTGGAGGAGCTGGCGCGGGTCGACTCCTCGGTGGCGATCACCCTGGAGGCCGGCGTCTCCCTCGGCGCGATGCCGATCCACCTCTACGGCACCGAGGCCCAGAAGCGGGAGTGGCTCCCCCGCCTCTGCTCGGGCGACGTCCTCGGCGCGTTCGGGCTGACGGAGCCGGACGGCGGCAGCGACGCGGGCGCGACCCGCACGACGGCCCGGCTGGACGAGTCGACGAACGAATGGGTCATCAACGGCACGAAGTGCTTCATCACCAACTCGGGCACGGACATCACGGGCCTGGTGACGGTCACGGCGGTCACGGGCCGCAAGCCCGACGGCAGGCCGCAGATCTCCTCGATCATCGTCCCGTCGGGCACCGCCGGCTTCACGGTCGCGGCCCCCTACTCCAAGGTCGGCTGGAACGCCTCGGACACCCGGGAGTTGTCCTTCACGGACGTCCGCGTCCCGGCGGAGAACCTCCTGGGTGAAGAGGGCCGCGGTTACGCCCAGTTCCTGCGCATCCTCGACGAGGGCCGCATCGCGATCGCGGCGCTGGCGACGGGCCTGGCGCAGGGCTGCGTCGACGAGTCGGTCAAGTACGCCAAGGAGCGCCACGCCTTCGGCAGGCCGATCGCGGCGAACCAGGCCATCCAGTTCAAGATCGCGGACATGGAGATGAAGGCCCACACGTCCCGCCTCGCCTGGCGCGACGCGGCGGCCCGCCTGGTCTCCGGCGCCCCCTTCAAGAAGGAAGCGGCCCTGGCGAAACTCCATTCCTCCACGGTCGCGGTGGACAACGCCCGAGAGGCCACCCAGATCCACGGCGGCTACGGCTTCATGAACGAGTACCCGGTCGCCCGCATGTGGCGCGACTCCAAGATCCTCGAAATCGGAGAGGGCACGAGCGAGGTCCAGCGGATGCTGATCGCGCGGGAGTTGGGGCTGGTGGGCTGA
- a CDS encoding acyl-CoA dehydrogenase family protein: protein MRRTVFNEDHEAFRETIRAFIEAEVVPVYDEWFAAGQAPRDFYYKLGELGIFGINVPEEFGGAGLESHKFEAVMYEETARAGVQFGGSGVHVLLALPYIKMLATDEQKKRFLPKFVSGEEMWAIAMTEPGTGSDLAGMKSTAKLSEDGTHYVLNGAKTFITGGVHADRVIVCARTSAPTAEDRRHGISLFAVDTKSEGYSVGRKLDKLGLKTSDTAELAFVDVKVPVEDLLGEENKGFYYLGHNLASERWGIAFGAYAQAKAAVRFAKQYVQERTVFGKPVAHFQNTKFELAACQAEVDAAEAVADRATEALDAGELTPAEAASAKLFCTEVAHRVIDRCLQLHGGYGYMNEYPIARLYADNRVNRIYGGTSEIMKSIIAKDMGL, encoded by the coding sequence GTGCGCCGTACGGTGTTCAACGAGGATCACGAGGCGTTCCGGGAGACCATCCGCGCCTTCATCGAGGCCGAGGTCGTACCGGTGTACGACGAGTGGTTCGCGGCGGGCCAGGCGCCCCGCGACTTCTACTACAAGCTCGGTGAGCTGGGCATCTTCGGCATCAACGTGCCCGAGGAGTTCGGCGGCGCGGGCCTGGAGAGCCACAAGTTCGAGGCCGTGATGTACGAGGAGACCGCTCGCGCCGGTGTCCAGTTCGGCGGCTCCGGTGTGCACGTGCTGCTCGCCCTGCCCTACATCAAGATGCTCGCCACCGACGAGCAGAAGAAGCGGTTCCTGCCGAAGTTCGTCTCCGGCGAGGAGATGTGGGCCATCGCGATGACGGAGCCGGGCACCGGTTCCGACCTCGCGGGCATGAAGTCCACCGCCAAGCTCTCCGAGGACGGCACGCACTACGTCCTCAACGGCGCCAAGACCTTCATCACCGGCGGCGTGCACGCCGACCGTGTGATCGTCTGCGCCCGCACCTCCGCCCCGACCGCCGAGGACCGCCGCCACGGCATCTCCCTCTTCGCCGTCGACACCAAGTCCGAGGGCTACTCCGTCGGCCGCAAGCTCGACAAGCTCGGCCTGAAGACCTCCGACACCGCCGAGCTGGCCTTCGTCGACGTCAAGGTGCCCGTCGAGGACCTCCTCGGCGAGGAGAACAAGGGCTTCTACTACCTCGGCCACAACCTGGCCTCCGAGCGCTGGGGCATCGCCTTCGGCGCCTACGCCCAGGCCAAGGCCGCCGTCCGGTTCGCCAAGCAGTACGTGCAGGAGCGCACCGTCTTCGGCAAGCCCGTCGCGCACTTCCAGAACACCAAGTTCGAGCTGGCCGCCTGCCAGGCCGAGGTGGACGCCGCCGAGGCCGTCGCCGACCGCGCGACCGAGGCCCTGGACGCCGGCGAGCTCACCCCCGCCGAGGCCGCCTCCGCGAAGCTGTTCTGCACCGAGGTCGCCCACCGCGTCATCGACCGCTGCCTCCAGCTGCACGGCGGCTACGGCTACATGAACGAGTACCCGATCGCCCGCCTGTACGCGGACAACCGCGTCAACCGCATCTACGGCGGCACCAGCGAGATCATGAAGTCGATCATCGCCAAGGACATGGGCCTGTAA
- the tesB gene encoding acyl-CoA thioesterase II: protein MSQALQDLLDLLDLEQIEEDIFRGRSRSAVVPRVFGGQVAAQALVAAGRTVPEDRPAHSLHAYFLRPGDPGAPIVYTVDRIRDGRSFTTRRVVAVQHGKPIFHLSASFQTYEDGLDHQEPMPASPDPESLPTGAERLRGYAHLDPAVVEKFIEARAAVDLRYVDEPPYGKFGEPREPHSQVWFRTNGKLADDPLLHVVLATYVSDMTLLDSVLLAHGRGGWAVGDVVGASLDHAMWFHRPFRADEWLLYDQESPSAYGGRGLGQARIHTQDGRLAITVIQEGVVRVPREPGAS, encoded by the coding sequence ATGAGCCAGGCACTACAGGACCTCCTCGATCTGCTCGACCTCGAGCAGATCGAGGAGGACATCTTCCGCGGCCGCTCCCGGTCCGCCGTCGTCCCCCGGGTCTTCGGCGGGCAGGTCGCGGCCCAGGCACTCGTCGCCGCCGGACGCACGGTCCCCGAGGACCGGCCCGCGCACTCGCTGCACGCGTACTTCCTGCGCCCCGGCGACCCCGGCGCGCCCATCGTCTACACCGTCGACCGGATCCGCGACGGCCGCTCCTTCACCACCCGCCGGGTGGTCGCCGTCCAGCACGGCAAGCCGATCTTCCACCTCTCGGCGTCCTTCCAGACGTACGAGGACGGACTGGATCACCAGGAGCCGATGCCCGCCTCGCCCGACCCCGAGAGCCTCCCGACCGGCGCGGAGCGGCTGCGCGGGTACGCGCATCTCGACCCGGCCGTGGTGGAGAAGTTCATCGAGGCCCGCGCCGCCGTCGACCTGCGCTACGTCGACGAACCGCCGTACGGGAAGTTCGGCGAGCCGCGCGAGCCGCACTCGCAGGTGTGGTTCCGGACCAACGGCAAGCTCGCCGACGACCCCCTGCTGCACGTCGTCCTCGCCACCTACGTCTCCGACATGACGCTGCTCGACTCCGTGCTGCTCGCGCACGGGCGCGGCGGCTGGGCCGTCGGGGACGTCGTGGGGGCCTCGCTCGACCACGCGATGTGGTTCCACCGGCCGTTCCGCGCCGACGAGTGGCTGCTGTACGACCAGGAGTCCCCGTCCGCGTACGGCGGCCGGGGACTGGGACAGGCCCGCATCCACACGCAGGACGGGCGGCTCGCCATCACCGTGATCCAGGAGGGCGTGGTCCGCGTCCCGCGTGAACCGGGCGCTAGCTGA
- a CDS encoding carboxyl transferase domain-containing protein, with translation MHEAPELTSAADPASEAFRANEEGHHALVEELRTKLASAAQGGGERARARHTARGKLLPRDRVDTLLDPGSPFLELAPLAADGMYEDQAPAAGVIAGIGRVSGRETVVIANDATVKGGTYYPMTVKKHLRAQEVALDNRLPCVYLVDSGGAFLPMQDEVFPDRDHFGRIFYNQARMSGAGIPQIAAVLGSCTAGGAYVPAMSDEAVIVRNQGTIFLGGPPLVKAATGEVVTAEELGGGEVHSRVSGVTDHLAENDAHALRIVRTIVSTLPARGALPWEVTEATEPKVDPHSLYGAVPVDSRTPYDVREIIARVVDGSRFAEFKSEFGQTLVTGFARIHGHPVGIVANNGILFSESAQKGAHFIELCDQRGIPLVFLQNISGFMVGKDYEAGGIAKHGAKMVTAVACTRVPKLTVVVGGSYGAGNYSMCGRAYSPRFLWMWPNAKISVMGGEQAASVLATVKRDQLEGRGESWPAEDEDAFKAPIRAQYERQGNAYYASARLWDDGVIDPLDTRQVLGLALTACANAPLGDPQFGVFRM, from the coding sequence ATGCACGAGGCACCGGAGCTCACGAGCGCGGCAGACCCCGCGTCGGAGGCCTTTCGGGCCAACGAGGAGGGGCACCACGCCCTCGTCGAGGAGCTGCGCACCAAGCTCGCCTCCGCCGCACAGGGCGGCGGCGAGAGGGCCCGCGCCCGCCACACGGCGCGCGGCAAGCTGCTCCCCCGCGACCGCGTGGACACTCTCCTCGACCCGGGCTCGCCGTTCCTGGAGCTGGCCCCGCTCGCGGCCGACGGGATGTACGAGGACCAGGCCCCGGCGGCCGGAGTCATCGCCGGCATCGGCCGGGTCAGCGGCCGCGAGACGGTGGTCATCGCCAACGACGCCACGGTCAAGGGCGGCACGTACTATCCGATGACGGTCAAGAAGCACCTCCGCGCCCAGGAGGTGGCCCTCGACAACCGCCTCCCCTGTGTCTACCTGGTGGACTCCGGCGGCGCCTTCCTCCCCATGCAGGACGAGGTCTTCCCGGACCGCGACCACTTCGGCCGCATCTTCTACAACCAGGCCCGCATGTCCGGCGCCGGCATCCCCCAGATCGCCGCCGTCCTCGGCTCCTGCACGGCCGGCGGGGCGTACGTCCCGGCGATGAGCGACGAGGCGGTGATCGTCCGCAACCAGGGCACCATCTTCCTGGGCGGCCCGCCCCTGGTGAAGGCGGCCACCGGCGAGGTCGTCACGGCGGAGGAGCTCGGCGGCGGCGAGGTCCACTCCCGTGTCTCGGGCGTCACGGACCACCTCGCGGAGAACGACGCGCACGCGCTCCGCATCGTCCGCACCATCGTCTCCACCCTCCCCGCGCGCGGGGCGCTCCCCTGGGAGGTCACGGAGGCGACGGAGCCCAAGGTCGACCCGCACAGCCTCTACGGCGCGGTCCCGGTCGACTCCCGCACCCCCTATGACGTACGCGAGATCATCGCCCGGGTCGTCGACGGCTCCCGCTTCGCCGAGTTCAAGTCCGAGTTCGGCCAGACCCTGGTCACGGGCTTCGCCCGGATCCACGGTCACCCTGTGGGCATCGTCGCCAACAACGGCATCCTGTTCTCCGAGTCCGCCCAGAAGGGCGCCCACTTCATCGAGCTGTGCGACCAGCGCGGCATCCCGCTGGTGTTCCTCCAGAACATCTCGGGCTTCATGGTCGGCAAGGACTACGAGGCGGGCGGCATCGCCAAGCACGGCGCCAAGATGGTCACTGCGGTGGCCTGCACCCGCGTACCGAAACTCACGGTCGTGGTCGGCGGCTCGTACGGCGCGGGCAACTACTCCATGTGCGGCAGGGCGTACTCCCCCCGCTTCCTGTGGATGTGGCCGAACGCCAAGATCTCGGTCATGGGCGGCGAGCAGGCCGCCTCGGTCCTCGCGACCGTCAAGCGGGACCAGCTGGAAGGGCGCGGCGAGTCCTGGCCGGCCGAGGACGAGGACGCCTTCAAGGCCCCGATCCGCGCCCAGTACGAGCGCCAGGGCAACGCCTACTACGCGTCGGCCCGCCTCTGGGACGACGGTGTGATCGACCCGCTGGACACCCGTCAGGTCCTGGGCCTGGCCCTGACCGCGTGCGCCAACGCGCCCCTGGGTGACCCCCAGTTCGGCGTCTTCCGGATGTGA
- a CDS encoding SACE_7040 family transcriptional regulator, producing the protein MATRTDAPTRREQILKEAARLFAERGFHGVGVDEIGAAVGISGPGLYRHFAGKDAMLAELLVGISGQLLTGAKRRLAEADGSGAERVLDSLIEGHIDFALDDRPLITLHDRELDRLRDTDRKMVRQLQRQYVELWVGVVREVYPGLGEPAARSAVHSVFGLLNSTPHLGRAGSLPGRGAMAELLHRMARGAFAAAES; encoded by the coding sequence ATGGCCACCAGAACCGACGCCCCCACCCGCCGTGAGCAGATCCTCAAGGAGGCCGCGCGGCTGTTCGCCGAGCGGGGCTTCCACGGGGTCGGAGTCGACGAGATAGGTGCCGCGGTCGGGATCAGCGGGCCCGGGCTGTACCGGCACTTCGCGGGCAAGGACGCGATGCTCGCGGAACTGCTGGTGGGGATCAGCGGGCAGTTGCTGACCGGGGCGAAGCGGAGGCTGGCGGAGGCGGACGGGAGCGGGGCGGAGCGGGTGCTCGACTCGCTGATCGAGGGGCACATCGACTTCGCGCTCGACGACCGGCCCCTGATCACCCTGCACGACCGTGAGCTGGACCGCCTCCGGGACACCGACCGGAAGATGGTGCGGCAGTTGCAGCGGCAGTACGTGGAGTTGTGGGTCGGGGTGGTGCGGGAGGTGTACCCGGGGCTCGGTGAGCCCGCGGCCCGCTCCGCTGTGCACTCGGTGTTCGGCTTGTTGAACTCGACGCCGCATCTGGGGAGGGCGGGGTCGTTGCCCGGGCGGGGGGCCATGGCGGAGCTGCTGCACCGGATGGCCCGGGGGGCGTTCGCGGCGGCGGAGAGCTGA
- a CDS encoding hydroxymethylglutaryl-CoA lyase, with product MTVPGLPMAVPSRDLPTRVRIHEVGARDGLQNEKATVPTEVKAEFIRRLADAGLTTIEATSFVHPKWVPQLADAEALFPMVGDLPVSLPVLVPNERGLDRALALGARRVAVFASATESFAKANLNRTVDEALAMFEPVVSRAKSEDVHVRGYLSMCFGDPWEGAVPIPQVVKVCTSLLDMGCDELSLGDTIGVATPGHVVALLAALDEAGVPVSALGVHFHDTYGQALANTLAALQQGVTTVDASAGGLGGCPYAKSATGNLATEDLVWMLRGLGIDTGIDLGRLVATSAWMATHLGRPSPSRTVRALSHEDTEEH from the coding sequence ATGACAGTCCCAGGGCTCCCGATGGCCGTCCCGAGCAGGGATCTGCCGACCCGTGTCCGCATCCACGAGGTCGGTGCGCGCGACGGCCTGCAGAACGAGAAGGCGACGGTTCCCACGGAGGTCAAAGCGGAGTTCATCCGCCGCCTGGCCGACGCGGGCCTGACGACGATCGAGGCGACGAGCTTCGTCCACCCCAAGTGGGTCCCCCAACTGGCGGACGCGGAAGCGCTGTTCCCGATGGTCGGGGATCTCCCGGTGTCGCTGCCCGTCCTCGTCCCCAACGAGCGCGGCCTGGACCGCGCCCTTGCGCTGGGCGCCCGGCGGGTCGCGGTCTTCGCCAGCGCGACGGAGTCCTTCGCCAAGGCCAACCTCAACCGCACGGTGGACGAGGCGCTGGCGATGTTCGAGCCGGTGGTGAGCCGCGCGAAGTCCGAGGACGTCCATGTCCGCGGCTACCTCTCCATGTGCTTCGGCGACCCGTGGGAAGGCGCGGTCCCGATCCCCCAGGTGGTGAAGGTCTGCACGTCCCTCCTGGACATGGGCTGCGACGAGCTGAGCCTGGGCGACACGATCGGAGTGGCGACCCCGGGCCATGTGGTCGCACTCCTCGCGGCCCTGGACGAGGCGGGAGTCCCGGTGTCGGCCCTCGGCGTGCACTTCCACGACACCTACGGCCAGGCCCTCGCCAACACACTCGCGGCACTCCAGCAGGGCGTGACGACCGTCGACGCCTCGGCGGGCGGCCTGGGCGGCTGCCCGTACGCGAAGTCGGCGACGGGCAACCTCGCCACCGAAGACCTCGTGTGGATGCTGCGGGGCCTCGGCATCGACACCGGAATCGACCTCGGCCGCCTCGTCGCCACGAGCGCGTGGATGGCCACCCACCTGGGCCGACCCAGCCCGTCCCGCACCGTCCGAGCCCTGTCCCACGAGGACACCGAGGAGCACTGA
- a CDS encoding ABC transporter substrate-binding protein, whose product MSNARTARYSRRGLLAAGGALGLGALVTACGSEDSRDGGSDAKGAAKSGPWSFKDDRGKTVNLDHAPTKIVAFTGVAAALYDYGIEVKGVFGPTKTKDGKADVQAGDMDVSKLTVFGNRFDQFNVEQYAAFQPEVLITTTFDAAGSLWYVPLASKDKIAKLAPSVAISVFDRQMPKPLQRMAELAGSLGADLKAAKVVEAKKRFEAASERLRKAAKSRPEIKVLAGSASDAIFYVSGSDFSIDLEYFKALGVNLVEPPAKAKEANGGWFENLSWENVDKYPADIIMMDDRASTIQPADITEATWKKLPAVKAGQVISRSPEPILSYDKCTPLVENLAKAIESAKKVA is encoded by the coding sequence ATGTCGAACGCCAGAACCGCCCGTTACTCCCGCCGCGGCCTGCTCGCCGCCGGTGGTGCTCTCGGGCTCGGCGCCCTCGTGACCGCGTGTGGCAGTGAGGACTCCAGGGACGGAGGCTCGGACGCGAAGGGTGCCGCCAAGTCCGGCCCCTGGTCCTTCAAGGACGACCGCGGCAAGACCGTGAACCTGGACCACGCCCCCACGAAGATCGTCGCCTTCACCGGTGTCGCCGCCGCGCTGTACGACTACGGCATCGAGGTCAAGGGCGTCTTCGGCCCGACCAAGACCAAGGACGGCAAGGCCGACGTCCAGGCCGGCGACATGGACGTCAGCAAGCTGACCGTCTTCGGCAACAGGTTCGACCAGTTCAACGTCGAGCAGTACGCGGCGTTCCAGCCGGAGGTGTTGATCACCACCACCTTCGACGCCGCCGGCAGCCTCTGGTACGTCCCGCTGGCCTCCAAGGACAAGATCGCCAAGCTGGCCCCGAGCGTGGCCATCTCGGTCTTCGACCGTCAGATGCCGAAGCCGCTGCAGCGCATGGCCGAGCTCGCGGGGTCCCTCGGCGCCGACCTCAAGGCCGCGAAGGTCGTCGAGGCGAAGAAGCGCTTCGAGGCCGCCTCCGAGCGGCTGCGCAAGGCTGCCAAGTCCCGCCCCGAGATCAAGGTGCTGGCCGGTTCCGCCTCGGACGCCATCTTCTACGTCTCCGGCTCCGACTTCTCCATCGACCTGGAGTACTTCAAGGCTCTCGGCGTGAACCTCGTCGAGCCCCCGGCGAAGGCCAAGGAGGCCAACGGCGGCTGGTTCGAGAACCTCAGCTGGGAGAACGTCGACAAGTACCCGGCGGACATCATCATGATGGACGACCGCGCCTCGACCATCCAGCCGGCCGACATCACCGAGGCGACCTGGAAGAAGCTGCCCGCGGTCAAGGCCGGTCAGGTCATCTCCCGTTCGCCCGAGCCGATCCTGTCGTACGACAAGTGCACGCCTCTGGTGGAGAACCTCGCGAAGGCCATCGAGTCGGCCAAGAAGGTCGCCTGA